In Babylonia areolata isolate BAREFJ2019XMU chromosome 19, ASM4173473v1, whole genome shotgun sequence, a single window of DNA contains:
- the LOC143294169 gene encoding uncharacterized protein LOC143294169, with protein MEELDAEATLEEFSKGIDRLTFGKAPGIDGILPDLIKHSSSAKSFRLQKLAERVTVDMVFSRRQIHEKCREQKTSLFVAFIDLTKAFDLVSRDGHFEILPKASCPPKVQSMIESYHSNMKGTVQFNGSSSEPFDIRSSVKQGCVLASTLFEIFFALLLKHAFGTAKEEICYDPDQTDRLFNLTPSEPRQRFVKPSSETCCLLTT; from the exons ATGGAAGAGCTAGATGCAGAGGCGACTTTGGAAGAATTCAGCAAGGGCATTGACAGACTGACTTTCGGCAAAGCCCCAGGCATCGATGGGATCCTCCCAGACCTTATAAAGCACT CATCATCGGCAAAGTCTTTCCGCCTGCAGAAGCTTGCAGAACGAGTAACAGTAGACATGGTCTTCTCCCGTCGTCAAATCCATGAGAAATGCAGAGAACAGAAGACTTCCCTGTTCGTCGCCTTCATCGACCTCAcaaaggctttcgatcttgtCAGTAGAGACGGACACTTCGAGATTCTTCCAAAGGCCAGCTGCCCACCAAAAGTGCAGAGCATGATTGAATCCTACCATTCCAACATGAAGGGGACAGTGCAGTTCAACGGCAGCTCATCTGAGCCGTTTGATATCCGCAGcagtgtcaagcaaggctgtgtcctcgcttCCACACTTTTCGAGATTTTCTTTGCCCTGCTTCTGAAACACGCCTTCGGCACAGCAAAAGAGGAAATCTGCTACGATCCAGATCAGACGGACAGACTATTCAATCTCACCCCCTCAGAGCCAAGACAAAGGTTcgtgaagccctcatcagagacatgctgttTGCTGACGACGTAG